The nucleotide window ACTAGCAGACATCCGCCAGGACAACAAGAACCTGACAGATATCGTCAAGGATCTGGAACTGCGCATGGAGGCTCGTTTCGTCGAGTTGCATGAGGGGCAGGCCGAACTGCGCTCCAGCATCAGCGATCTTCGTTACCAGCTCTTCCACGAGGAGGGCGCTCGTGAGATAGTGGATGAGTCAATCTACCAAGATCTGGACAAGCGTCTCCGCCTGGTCGAGGCCAAGTTCCCAGAGCTGGCACAGCAACCTGCCGCGTAGCAAACCGGGTTGTCCTAGCTGTCGACCCCATGTGGACGCTGTTGGATCGCGCCCTGCCTACATCCTGCATGAGGTCAACACTCGCTTCAACGCTGCTGCTACTCATCAGTCTGTAGACCATGAAGTAGCGGTCGGTGAGGCTACAGGGCGTGGCCTTGGGAGATCTGCAGCGGACGGTGGGCGCCAACCTGCGTGCTTACCGCAAGGAGCGCGGTCTGAGCCAGGAGGCGTTCGCCGAGGTCATCGGCGTACACCGCACCTACATGGGCGGCGTGGAACGCGGTGAGCGCAACCTGACGCTCAAGAGCGTGGAGAAGATCGCCGAGCAGCTGGGCATCGAGGCATTGGAGTTGCTACTGCCAGGGGACTCAAAAAACAACTGAGAGTGCCTTCGAAAAAACCCTAGCCGCTATGTCTAGCGAGCAGATTCTTGTTCTTTGACTTGCAGCTGGAAGATCTGTTGAGAGAGCGAGTCCATTGCGTCTTGCGTAGTTCGCATGTACGACAAATGCTCAACGACCATCAGACCTAGAACGATAGTGACTCCTGCCAGCCACGCAAATAATACCAAATTCACTTTATTGAGACGATACTTTTTCATACCACCATTATGGTATCAAATTGTGGCGCATCAAGCAATATTAAGGAAAATGATGCCCTAACTTGCTATCCGATCCAGAAGGTTTGACCGGTCGCAGTAGGGTAAATGACCCCACTCACGGACCGATAGCCAACAGGTCTCCAGCCAAACCATCCGTTTCGCTGATCACAACGGACTTGCATGGTGATCGTGTTGTTCGCATGCAAGCGAACACGCGGATACACGATGTCATCTCCGTTATCCCATCCCCTCGACGTATCTCCAGTCTGCAAGGAGTGGTATAAAATACCTCTCGCCTTTGTTCCTGCTGGACATACCGATCCGCCCACGACAACGTATACATGACCAGTCCTGCTCGCAGCCTGTGCATTAGGGGACAGGACTAAACCGGTAATGCCAAGGAACAATCCAACGACCAATCCCAAGGCAGCCAAGTGGCGTGAGTGATGAGAGGTAGCGTGAAACATCGTGAGTCCCCTAACGCTTGAGGTGATACCCGTACGACACAGTATACCGTAAATGATACTGATTCTCTACGTCACCAAACTATTGTTACCTTAATGTCACAAACAGCCCTGTTCTCGACAGCCCTCTTCAGTTATTATATAGACATATGAATAATGAAGATATTATGAAGTTATGCCGACTATTCCGCGACGATCTCGATGCCATGGAGAGTCGGATGAACGCGCGGTTCGACCGTGTGGAACAGCAGGTCGATGATCTCAAGGGCCACATCGACCGCCTCTATGAGTACGGTGCGTGACGTGCCCAGCGCCAACCTATCCGGGGAAAGTCCGGAGAACTGCGGACGCCTTCACCTCACCAAGCCGTAGACGCAGACGTCATGCTGCTGGCCGCCATGCCGGTAGCGGCCGACCAGGGTGCCCTCGTGAGTGAAACCCAGCCGAGAGAACAGCGCCCGCGAGGCGCTGTTGCCGGCCAGGATCCAGGCTTCCAACCGCAGTAAGCCCAGCTCATCGTGCGCCCAAGCCATCAGTTCGGAGACCGCCTGGCGACCGTAGCCCTTGCCACGATCCTGCGGCGACCAGAGGCAGACACCAACCTGAGCGTGCCGGTTGCGCCAGTCGATGGCGTGCAGCGAGCACTCCCCCACCAGGCGACCATCTGCCTCGATGACGAAGGTGTACTCCGTGGCCGGCGTTGGGCCCGACATGGCAGCGATCTTGCGCTCCAACTCGGCTGTGGCACGCGGCCGCCAGTACGGTGGGCCGTGCTGGGCCAGCTCGTGCCAATCCGCGCAAGCCTTGACTACAGCAGGGACGTCCGCAGGAGTCATGGAACGGATCCGAGTGTGAGCCATGGCGAGACCTGCCTTCCTGCCCGGGTGAGGTGCCGGCGAGGATGCGACGCTTGAGAGGCAGGATGGATGATACTTATAGATGTGCAGGACTGCAAGCACCTATTTTATGTACTTAATTCTGGCGGTCAGTGCGCAAAGATAGCACTAATCCTTATGAAGGATAGGGTCACCAATGACGACTTCAAACGCCTTGACATCGTACTCATTATAGTTGATATCAGTACCAGCCAACTCAATTCGAATCCGCAGCACGTTCTCAACTGGAATTTCTATCTCTTGAGACTCCCCGTTTCCGCCCGTAAGAGTATACGAGTCACCATACTTTTCGTCGTCGAGATACACAGTGAGTACTGCGGGCTGATCAGAATCTTTAGCACGTTGATAGATCCCTACCGTTGCTGTGAGTCTTTTGTAGTTCTTTCCAAGATCATACTCGACAGAATCAGGGCTATCTCGACATTTGCTAACGTAGCATCTAGCATAGATAGAGTTGTTAAATTGCTTGCCGTCTAGACTGTATGACTTATCGAACTCCCAGGGGATTTGGCTAACTTTGTCAACAGGAGTGAGTTTGCTGAGAAATACTGTCTTCGAAGACGAAGAAGAAGGCGGCGTAATTGAGGGATGGAGAGACGTGGCTGTCGGCGTCGGATTTTTTGCACCGTCATCATTAGAAGTGCCACCCTCACTATTTACGGGATCGATAACATGACCGTCTGGTGATTCCGTAGACGAAGAAGCCGTCACCCTCTCCTTAATCCACACCCCCACCGTGGGATCTCCGGTCCAGTCAATCACTTTAAGGAATAATCCCCCTAACGCAGTCCCTGTCGCCGCAACCACAACAGCTACAGCGAAAGTTTTCCATCTCCCTCGCTTAATCTTCATCATTCAGAATCAACCTCCTAGGGGATTGTATTTGGGCATGATTTATGTTATTATACTTCTTAATCGATGTTGCGATCGGTGTGTTCTTTAGGAATCGAAGGATACGCCGATCATCGCATCCGTGGCGGTCTTAAACTTCTTCTGGGAAGGAATCGCCATGTGCAAGCACGATCAGAAAAGATCAGGGATTCGATGGATTCGATATTTTGCCCTAGGGTGCATGGGCGCGAGCATAACATGCCTCGCAAAGGCAGGATGGAGTATCTACAATAAAGATCTCTCCTCGCTTATCACAAGCCTCGCCCTGGGCTGTATCATAGGCCTCATCTCTTCTTTCTTGACGTACGTTTTTCAAGATTGAAAGAGCCCCTAGATCGTGCCCCGGAACATGTGTGTCCGGGGCATATCACTGTTGTTTGTAATGCTCAGTAAATATAGACCACCCTTAGGGTTAGGTTAATATCAGCGTTGGCCACTGATAGATTTTCAAGAAGATTCGATCCGAAATTATACTATATCAATCTTACTCTGTCAAACGGGGCGCTACTGCCGCGTGCGCGGTTCAGCCTCTCAGAAAGGGGAAGTAACGTCCAGTTTTAGTTTTTATTGGCATACACTCGCAATCTTGCTATAATTATAGGCAGCTATGACAACAGCTGAACTAAACCATCGCAAGCGAATCGTTCGAGCAGTCATCGGTTCGCAGGAGCTCGAGGGCGCACCGGTCAGTACACAGACGAAGCGCGTCCTGGACGCATTTGCCCGCGGTGAGGCAACCGGGCAAGATCTACGGGTCGCCATCCAACAGCCCCATATCACCGACACATCAGCGAAGCCACATCAATAGGATTCGGCTATAGTCTATGATTTTGACTACCGACCCGTATCTTGATCCTGCTACTGGCGTGATGTGCAACCAGCTTGGCATCACCGATGCCACCATACTCGCCCAGATGGAAGAACTGACTGTCAGCGTTGCAGCGGCTGAGATTCTCAACTCCTTCCAACCCGCTCGCTGGGATGCCGCACTCCTGCAGCACTTACACCGCGAGTAGTTCGGCCAACTCTATACTTGGGCTGGTCAGTACCACATCGTGGAGATCAGCAAGGGCACTTCACGCTTCGCTATAGCTCAGTACATCTCATCGCAGGTAGAAGCTGTCTTCGCCGACCTGGAACGGGAGCGTCAGGGCTGGAACCCCGGCGACCCTGCTGTGCTCGACCGCTTGGCGCACTACTACTCCGAGCTCAACGCCATCCATCCTTTCCGCGAGGGCAACGGCCGCACCATCCGCTTGCTGCTCAGTTTGTTATCCAACCGTTACGGCTGTGGCTCGATTGGAGCGCCATAACCGCCGAAGAGAACACCCGAGCGAGTACACTAGCTGTTCTTCCCATGGAGGTTGTGTGCGGCGTGGTGTGAGAGGGTAGGCGAGGACCTCCGGTATCGATGTGGGTTACCACGCTCACTCGATCCACGGAGGTCCTCGTGTCATATGTTACTCATGCTCGTGCTGCTCTGAGTGTTCAAGGGCGGCTCAAGATCGCCAGGCTGGTTATCGACCAGGGGTGGGCCCAGGCCCGTGTCGCCCAGCGGTTCGATGTCAGTCGGGGCACGGTGTCCAAATGGGTGGCCCGCTACCGCACCGGTGGCCGCGCGGCGATGCAGGACCGCTCCAGCCGCCCGATCAGCTCACCGCGGCGCACTGCCCGGCGCACCGAGAGGCGCATCATCGCCCTGCGCACTACTCGCCGCTGGGGCGCCCACCGGATCGCCTACCACCTCCATCTTCCCCAGTCCACGGTCTCCAAAGTGCTGCACCGCTACCGGGCACCACTGCTGGGACACATCGACAAGACCACCGGTGCGCGCCTGCGCAGGCCCCGGCCCGTGCGCTACGAGCGCCGCGCCCCGGGCGAACTGGTGCACGTCGATGTCAAGAAGCTCGGCCGGATCCCCGATGGCGGCGGCTGGCGCACCCTGGAACGCTCCGCAGGCGCCCACCGCTCATCGATGGGGTACTCATACCTGCATTCAGCCATCGATGACTACTCCCGCCTGGTCTACTCCGAGATCCTGGACGATGAGCGCCAGGACACCGCTGCCGGGTTCTGGCACCGGGCCCGGGCGTTCTACGCCTCCTTGGGGATCACCGTGCAACGAGTGATGACCGACAACGGCTCGTGCTACCGCTCCAAGGCTTTCAACACCGCTTTGGGCAGCAGCGTCAAGCACCAGTACACCCGCCCCTACCGGCCCCAGACCAACGGGAAGATCGAGAGGTTCCACCGCACCCTGGTCGAAGAATGGGCCTACGCCCGCCACTACGACTCCGACCAGGAACGCGCCCAGGCCTACCCCCACTGGCTCCACCACTACAATCACCACCGACCCCACACCAGCATCGGAGGCAAACCACCCATCGACCGCGCCCACAACCTCCATGGGAAGAACAACTAGCCTTCCATGGGGACGAGAGTGAGCTGCGGACGCTGCTGCGGAAGGTGGCGACTCGTTCTTGAAATGATCAAGATACCAATGGTGTTGAGTAATGATCCTCTAATGTCGACCTAGTAATTGTAAGATGCTGCATAATCGAATATTTTCTTAGTAACATCTGTTTGTAATGCCCACCATTCTATAGAGTCGTCTTCGAACATAAACTAAATGTATCTACACCGTTCGAACAACAAGGCGAACCAGACTTCAGCTCCAGACAATTAGAGAGGACATCAACATGACTAAACGCCACAAGGCCAGAGACTGTTACGATCGCACACTGAATTCCCACCATCTCCGAAATAGCTATGTAGCGACTGCTCTAAGAAAGGAGCATCAGAGAAGGATCGAGAGAGCGCAATTTATTGATGAGCAATTTCCTGAGTGGTTCAGTGGCATCGACCAACTGCTAGCTGGATTACGTTCCATGGGCTCCAAGACGGGAAGCACGGAACTTAGAAGGCTGCTAGCGCGCACAGAAAACGAGGCGTTGCGAAGCGTCCGGGCAATCTTTGGCGATGATGAACAGACGCTCAATGACTCATCGCGTGTTTTAATGGAGATTGAGGTTCTTCTGATGGAGTGGGCTCTCGATACTACGCGTATCCAAAAATGGGGTGAGAGTGACGAAGAAGAGCGGCATAAAGTATATGGGTTTGGGAAAGTGCTTCAACGAGTAAAACAGAAAAAGGAAATCGATGATAGTCTCGAAATGCCGGAGCGAGCGGAGTATAATATTCATTCTAAAGTACTTCATCCTAGCCCGGGAGAGCCTGAAGAGCTATTGCAATCATTCGACATGCAGGCATCTGAAATGATTGTTCATCTCGGACGAATCTTCCACAAGGCGCTCAAAGTTGTGCGCACTACGGCATCACCCGCCGAGGT belongs to Actinomyces capricornis and includes:
- a CDS encoding helix-turn-helix domain-containing protein: MALGDLQRTVGANLRAYRKERGLSQEAFAEVIGVHRTYMGGVERGERNLTLKSVEKIAEQLGIEALELLLPGDSKNN
- a CDS encoding GNAT family N-acetyltransferase, which translates into the protein MTPADVPAVVKACADWHELAQHGPPYWRPRATAELERKIAAMSGPTPATEYTFVIEADGRLVGECSLHAIDWRNRHAQVGVCLWSPQDRGKGYGRQAVSELMAWAHDELGLLRLEAWILAGNSASRALFSRLGFTHEGTLVGRYRHGGQQHDVCVYGLVR
- a CDS encoding NPCBM/NEW2 domain-containing protein, which encodes MMKIKRGRWKTFAVAVVVAATGTALGGLFLKVIDWTGDPTVGVWIKERVTASSSTESPDGHVIDPVNSEGGTSNDDGAKNPTPTATSLHPSITPPSSSSSKTVFLSKLTPVDKVSQIPWEFDKSYSLDGKQFNNSIYARCYVSKCRDSPDSVEYDLGKNYKRLTATVGIYQRAKDSDQPAVLTVYLDDEKYGDSYTLTGGNGESQEIEIPVENVLRIRIELAGTDINYNEYDVKAFEVVIGDPILHKD
- a CDS encoding antitoxin VbhA family protein, which encodes MTTAELNHRKRIVRAVIGSQELEGAPVSTQTKRVLDAFARGEATGQDLRVAIQQPHITDTSAKPHQ
- a CDS encoding Fic family protein, whose translation is MEISKGTSRFAIAQYISSQVEAVFADLERERQGWNPGDPAVLDRLAHYYSELNAIHPFREGNGRTIRLLLSLLSNRYGCGSIGAP
- a CDS encoding IS481 family transposase, with translation MSYVTHARAALSVQGRLKIARLVIDQGWAQARVAQRFDVSRGTVSKWVARYRTGGRAAMQDRSSRPISSPRRTARRTERRIIALRTTRRWGAHRIAYHLHLPQSTVSKVLHRYRAPLLGHIDKTTGARLRRPRPVRYERRAPGELVHVDVKKLGRIPDGGGWRTLERSAGAHRSSMGYSYLHSAIDDYSRLVYSEILDDERQDTAAGFWHRARAFYASLGITVQRVMTDNGSCYRSKAFNTALGSSVKHQYTRPYRPQTNGKIERFHRTLVEEWAYARHYDSDQERAQAYPHWLHHYNHHRPHTSIGGKPPIDRAHNLHGKNN